The window cttttctccccGTCACGCTGACTTCCTAATGTGCCCAGGTGACACTTACTACCattaccttttattttccattttacgCGCTTTCCTCTGCGAGATTAAACGGAGAGGAAACAGCCTGCTTTAAATGCCTCAGCGAAACAAAGTGTTCCACGCAGGCCCTAAATAATGCAGGCGAACAATCGCTGTGTCAGCACACAGCTGTCTATCACTGCGgcgcaggcaggcagcaggagcggAGGCTGCAGACTGCAGAGAGCCGCGTGCTGCAGGCCACGGCCGTACGCGCAGAGGGCAGCTGCCACTGCCAAAGCAGATTTCTATTTCCACATGACTTCAACATCGAACCGTATCGATGAGCAAAGCGTCAACCTCCACCCACTCCTTGGGAGCTCACGCtgcttttttctgccttgtccTTCTCTGTACAACGATCTGCTTTCAGCTCCGCTTTTCTTCGCCCCTCTCCACCATCCTAccccttttctctcttctggatTTTCCTGATTTCACTCCTCTGTCTGCAGCATAGGGACACACGAGTATTTTCGTTGTCAGGAGCCCATGGGCTGTGGAACTGCACCGGCAGACAAAGCACCTCCCATTTCCACCTTCTgagaaagaacagcaaaaaaaaaaaaaaataaaagatgatgaAGTCTTGCTAAAGAGCTCTCACCTAACAGCACAGACCAACTGACAACCTAGAAAGCGTTTCTTGAAGAATAACGCTGTCCATCCCCCTGCTTTCGCTGCCTGCTGTCTCAGCCCTTTCCTAACAGCACCTCATCTCTCCTGTGACCCAAATCCTTTTTAGCTGCAGTGGAGTTATCCAAATAAAGCTACTTTGCAATCAGAACTGCGTGTAACTGGGTTTGAGGGTGTGTTTGAATGTTGCAGGCACTTCTTGGCACAGAACCACTTTCTATAGTTGAGAGCTGCTTCACACGTACTGTTTACATCACAAGGTAATGTCACTCCACTGCAAGCCTCCTAGAACACTTCTATTTTTGTTGACCAAATGCAATTTCTTTCCATCCCATGTTCTCTGAGCCAAGCATTagagaagagcaacagaaaGGATTCCTggccacaaacacacacaacagtAAAATTGAACTAAGAAGAAACTCTCCcactgaacaaacaaaaattaccTGGCATCGTTTCACTTGTCTCTCAACTTTCAAATCATGACaatgaatgggaaaaaaaatacattcctaTATTCAATCCTTTACTACTTCCATTCTCCTAAAGACTGAAATGGTAACGCCAGGATACAGCAAAGCTGGAGCAATGGTGCACGGTGCTGAGCCAAGCTGTGACCTAGAATGATACTCACTGAGTCTACCAAGTAGATTTTAAATCGTTGCTTGTTTCCATCATCTGAAAATCCTCAGTGCCATTCAGAACCAGCACAATCCTGCTGGCTTTGGGTATAGTTCACACACTTGGATATAAGCCTAACAGGCTTTGTGGGCATAGCATCATATTCTCAATTAGTTCTGCATGGATTTCTCTGTCACAGTCAACTATTTTGAGCCACAACCTATTTAGCTGCATTTTCTCCAGCACTGAGTCACGATCCGTTACGCTTGTCACTGATGCAGTCACGTTGCATGCGACCTCTCGGCGCTGCAGCTCTCCCCGGTCCCATTGCTCTGTGGAACATCACAGGAGTCAGGAAGAGGCTTCAGAATAGAGCTGACGTTTACATCAAGGATATGCCTATTTGTTGCTTGGACATCGTTTTCCACagattaaatgtattaaattgcATGATGGAGGGAATGCATGATCTAAAACTGCAAAACGAATCTAGACTGGACATGGAAAAAGGCTTCAGagatgagacagaaaaaaaaattatttatatttacttttattccAAGCTTTTCTTTATTCAGCCATACACCACTAGGGAGGCATGCCGCACAACTGCAGGTCTCCTACCACTGGGTACACCTTCAGGAGAAGCCTGACCAAGAAAGGGCATTCTTATGAGTACTCCTTTCCCTCAATATTCAACTCCCCCAAAAAGCTAGTAAAGCTCTTCATACTGCTTATTTTTTGTGCCATGTTACAGTTCCAAAGCTTTACAGAAAACGTTGCTCAGATTGTTACAAAGCACATGGCATTGCCTGTTTTGTGACAGCCAGaaggcagattaaaaaaaaatctttcagattaAATGTTACTACATAGTTGCCTGAAATTTCAGGGATTGCACTCCATCCTGGCGGTCATTTGTGTTTCTCATTTTCCCACTAGCCACCTCTATATTCTCATTGTATACTTAAGGCACTGAGGTCCCCATCTCACGTTCAAATGAATTAGTAATTTTCTGCTAAATACCCGGATAAAACTACCCTGCAGAAAACGCAGTGCTTGCTCcccaagaaaaaagaaaaagctaactACTAACACATCGAGTGGCGCTTTCAAGTGACCTTCTTTCCTTCCAGGAGTTCAGGCACATCAGACACACACCTGCTTCAGTAAGTTAGGCGTGTGCTTTTTTCCAGGTAAACACTATTACAGTGACTGACCAACTCCTTTTAACAATGGTTAATTATGAGTTCAGAGCCACAACAGCCTTTATTGCTAGTACCAATTACCTTTGTCTTAAGCTTTgacaaaatacttaaaagagaggaagacaacATAAAAGGAGAAAGCACGCATTTAGCAGAGGTAAGGGGTGCTTTTTACTAATCTGCACCCCAGGAGGTGAGATGAAGCTATGAAAAGACATAATCCTAGGAAACAGGTTTGAGTGAGCAGAGATAAATATGGGCTGATCAAAGGCAAAGAGCTGGAAAAGGCTGATGGCAGAGAAGCTGCAGGGATGGGCTTTAAGCTACAGTGGAAAAATGGGTATTATTTTACTAACAAAAGTGGCTGCATATTTGGGTTCAGAACTAAAGGCTGATTTTCCAAGGCATTTAATATATCACAGCAGCCCCTAGAGTTTTTCAGTTAAAGTGCACCACACACATAACTGGGTCTTGCTCACGTTGTCACAAATTGCCGTgcatcaaaacagaaaaccgGATTCGATTCTTGTGGCTGCTCCATGACCTAAGTTTCAgcgcacacacaaaaataaagggCAAACCAGGAATACCATTTAGCACCAGTGAAGCattttggactagatgatcttcagaggtcccttctaacctcagccattctgtgatttacaGAACAAGTCTGCTTTGAAAAAGACACTGAGGAAGAATCAAAACCCCAGTTTCAAATATGTTTGTGGTCTGAACTGTTCAGATGGATTTTACAAAAGACCCAAGCCTACCTGTTCACCTGATCTCACCTCCCACGATGCAAACAGTTGAATGAGTCCCAGGTAAGTGAAGAGTGAAATGAATCCTAACCCACTGAAACTTCCCACTGTGTTCTAGTTTAGACTCCCTGCTTTAGTGGCCCCATCAGAGGAGAACCTCTAAGGCACCAAGACCACGAGCATCATCTGCATCAGTCAGGCTAAATGCTACTTTTGTGAAAGCAGCGATACAGAGCCCGGAAAACAAGCTAGACTTAATCACgtggaatgaaaaaaacatcaaactTATATTAAAACAAGTAAGAAGCCAGTAAgatgctgcagagaaaaattcCCTATGTAACTCTACAAACATGGAAATATAACTCTGTGGAAGTAGAGAAATACTGTGCTGAACTAACTTCAATGCAAgtacaaaaccaaccaaacaaaaaccaaccaaaccgaacaaagcaaaacccaacTCTTTCTCAAGATtatagtttttcttttggaatCCACTATCAAATGTGAACATTTACCTTTAGACTATGttactttctttcaaaattttaaaacaaattatcaGTAACTGTTGATAGTTGAAAGAAAGGATCTGACAGTTTGGTAGAAGCAATCAAATCCAGttattcacagcactgtttcTTCTTTGGCTGAAAATTTGTAAGAGAGTCCACattgttattttaatgataaaagtcggggggggggaggaagtcAGGTAAAGGTAACAGCAAAtatgcaaacagaaaatctgCACCTTTGATTTCCAGTTAATTGAAAGAAagttaaaaggcacaaaaaggAGGCCTGGAGCACAAGGAAACCTTAACTAACAGTTGGCACGTGGTCTCTGGGCACTGAGAAAGACACACAGGCCAAGACTTTCAAACTCCTTAGGAGTATTACAGTTCATGGGAACTTTCCCATATATTTCAGCAGATTAGGCTTTCACTTTGCTATGACGAGCAACTGTTGGTGTCTAAATAATGAGCTGCATGGCATAACATGCACACATTAGAAATCTTGCATTtgtcaggcttttttttttttaaaccccaTACATTTGAGAATTAGTGCCATAATAACCCCATTCAAATACTGTGTGCTCAGACTGTGACTGATAAATCCACATCTCAacagccagaaaacaaacaaacaaacaaaaaaaacaacaaaaaacctggAAGGCTGGATTGTTCAGGGAtatgaagagcagcagcagcatcttcacAGACTCCAGAAACATCCTCAAAGACACAAACACTGATAAActttaagtgtttttctttcattgtttaaataaaattttgagaGCAGCCACATTATTTTCATAACAGTCTGTATGACACTGGTCTGAAGTGCACAGAAACATCCACGTAGTGATTGCACAAAACATTGGTGGCACTGAAGATAATTTCAGCAAGCCCTGTTAGtttaaataaatagcatttcCTGTTATTAGGCCTTGTCTATGTAGCAAAGTTACATAAAGATAACCTAAAATAGAAACTTAAATCTAGTGAAATTAATCAGAAGACCTTCTGGGTATATAATCTTTTTTCATGATGAAAGTTGCTTGCAGACTAGCTTAACTCAATTGGGAGCAGGCTTATATTACATCAAAAGAATGTCAGCAAATGGATCTGCATTGTTCAAACACATTGTTAGTTAAACCCAATATGAGTTAATCAGTCCAAATTTCCCAAAGAGTCAGCTTAAATGCAGTTTAATGCCAAAAAAAGGGCAAACGACAGAAAATACATAACCTCCTGGAAGAGCTTCTTTCTGAAAGGTGATTTGTACTTTCTGAGGATGCACAACTCCCACTTGCCACTGAATTCAAGGGAATTCAGCTTTCCTCAGAGGCAGGCCACAATAGCAGAATTAACATCATTGTATTTACTGCAAATACTTCCACTCACTTGGAAAGGAGCTGTtaagatggcaaaaaaaaatgtgccgAGATGCGGCTATATTGCATCATAATCTATATTCAGTAAAATAATCAACTTGGAGTCAAACAGTGCAGACAGATCACGTCCACTATCAGATCAACAGACACATCTACAGCCTTGCCTACAGACCTTCTGGACTGTCTCGTTCATCTTTACAACTGTCAAACCAGTTTTGTGCAACTGCGACTTGAATAAGcctttatgaaataaaaaaaagcttttctagaTAAAAACTATGCTAAATGTTTGATTGATATGATGAGTAAACCCATCCCATATCATACCTATTCATTATATAACAGTAGTGTTTTATTCAGTAGTGGCTTTCCAACCACAACAGAAGTGGCCGCAACTTCAGGTGCAATCAAAATTAAGTAGCTTATTGATACACCCGGATAAGCAAGAATAAATATTGCTTCAAGCACACTGCTTTGCAGCTTAGGATAAATGATATGTTTCATTCATTTCCAAGCATAATATTCAGAAAATGGCAGCTTAAGCCAACATGTTTGTAACACCAGAATTTCATTGTTCTTCTGGAAGAAACATAGCAGACAATACTCTTTATTGTAAGGTGCTcaatttgcaaaattaaaaaagtaaaaataacccCTCCAAGTCTCGTATTTGACTTGCTTTTTGCATCTAgaataaaatgacaaaacttGACTACAGATACTTCATGTAAGGAGAAAGTTAAGACTTGTTATTCAAGAGTTTCCTTTCCAAAGGCAGGCATAAATTTGAAGTCACAATCTGCTTAAGACGTTACATGTCAGGTTCACTCTCTTTGTTGCAGATTGTGCATACACCTAACAAGGATTTGTGGCAAGTTGGTGTATTTAACGTTTAATAACATGAGATGTTCTAGTTTCACAACAGAGCTATATGCTGCTTTAACAAGTGAATATTTTTGGCCAAGCCTATTGCAACAATTAGCAGCACTATCATTATGAGAGATTTCCCCTAAGGCAATACAAGTAGAGCATTAAAAAGAATATGAGATTTGGATCATCCCTGGTAtttttgacaaaaacaaaccaagagggaagaaaaagaattgacTTAAGATCAGTTAAGCTCCTAAAGAGCAAAGGCCTCTGTCAGTCTTAGACGATCTGTTCCTCAATTCATCAATAAGAGAAACAAATCCAACTTCTTATTCCTTTGCTGAGAATGCCAACCAGAAACTCCTAAACAACAGCTGACCTTTTccaataccatttttttttttctcatgaggACAAATCTCATTACCACCTGCCAGCCATCAGCTAGTAAAGATTGTTCTCTGCCCCAGCCCATCATCTTGTTCCTTACAGTGGAAATACTGTAACCATTCCTATATTCAACTACCCCAgtactgaaagcaaaattcaaagtgtttaaaacttcttttatCTGCTATAGCTGTATTTCTTCGAACTCAAAGGTATATTTGTGAGAGGTAGTCCAGGAGAAAATGGTTTCAAGTACCAAACTCTGTACGTTACATACCAAGCTGACAAACCTATCAGCGCACCAAGAAGCTTTTGACTGAAATCATGGAAATATACGGCAGTGCACACAAACATGAATACCCAGATCATGGTGagaaaacacaaggaaacaaaaaggctGTTGACCACAACACGCAGCTTTGAGTTCTGGTCTATGGACAAGCCTTCCAGCACTGCCATTTCTTCCACAATCATTAGAGCACAGTACGAGAGCAGAAAACAGTGCCCTGAGATATCAAAACCATTCCAGATCCCATTGTCCTGGTGGCACTCCTGCTTGGTGGCGTACAGCCGGCGAGGCTCATTGTGTTTACCCGAGGTAGAGCACATGCCGGTGAGATTCTCGATATACATGAAGAGTCCAGTGCAGACGTACCAGATGGCAGTGCCCACCAGCAATGCACTAAGACGCCGCAGAGCTGTCAAAATGCTCTTCGTGGGACCGTAGAGGAACTTGCTCTTGGCAAATAGGTAGGTGGTAACTCCAATGAAGGGCAGCAGAAGCCAGAATGTCCATGCCCAAGCCACCTTGACAAAGTACCTGccagagagaagacagaagagaaatatgCACGTGTGAAATTTCATAAAAGCCAAGACGAGGGAGCTGGGGGTATGTTGTGGTGCTTGAACTAGCAGCTTTAGAGGTCACTGTTCAGAGCTGTCTAAATTAGGCACATGATTCCTGCCCTCCAAGTAAAGCATAGATAAAATCTTAACCCTCTCCCCATTATTTCTCTTGGGTCCAAAACCTGAGTACTTTCTCGAACAGGTACTTCAACTGTTTCCCAGGCAGCATTCCCTTGGACCTAGAGCCTCATTCAGACTCCCAGCTGACTTGCAGTTCAGCTATTGCAATTGCCTTTACCCTACAAACCCATTCAACTTTGCCTTACTCAAAGAACAGCTGCAAAGATATTCTCAGCCTGCCACCCTGACCACAGTAACCCTTTCTCTGACTTTCAGTGttcctctcttcctccatcTCAGATTATCTTTGCTTTCAAATCCCTTCACGACTTCACCCCCTTCATACTAAGATACCCAGGAGAAGGACTGACTCTTCTCCCTCATCAGCCCACAACACTCCTCCTCCATTTTAtcttgtaaaataaatgaagtaacAAAACCTCACAGTAGCGTCTGGTCCTTTGCTGTCCCTCCAGTTGATGAGGGCCGTCCTACAGCATACACAAACCCTTCTGCCTCAAAACTCACTCCCTACCTTGCCAACTTTTTCTGTGATGTCTGTAAATCTTGAAAACGAGCTGACAATGTGCTGCTATCCTGTTTAACAAGATATTGCCTAACTAGTCCTGACAGTATTGCATAACTAGTCCCCTTTTCAAATCTTACAATGGGGCAGGTTCAAGCGAATTTACGACCACGTTAAGGAGACCACGGCCTCTGACCTTTGTCCCAGCAGCACCTTCCGATGCAGCTTGCTTCGGCTCTCTTTACCCACAACTCTGAAAAGCATAGACAGAATCCTGGTCTGTGACCAAGCAATAGCCAGACACAGTCATAATTTAATCATCACCTACATCAGCACCTAAGACAAGAACAAGCAGGAACAAAGTTCCGTGTTTTCATTAAGGTCCTAACAAAAACTGTCAGGGACTGCCCAGGGCTTTAAGGAGCGCCTCCGTCGCTCTCCACGGTACAGCAGAAGGGGCACCTGTGCAGCAActacagctgaaaataaaattctcatttGGCTGAGACACTTAAAAGCAAGAAGGCTGCTAACATGACTACTTTCAGCAAACCAGCACACAAGTAATCTGCGGGGAAAAAAATCGCTTCAGTACTGACAAAGCTCCCCTATTTCAGCAGGGCAGGACACCGCAGTACGGTTTCGCTGTAAGATCAATTCCCCTCTCTGAGCGTTCTGCCAATTGCTCTCTTCAGTCACGCTGAAAGCACTTCCTCTACCGCGTGTCGCCAAGTGAACAATTCAAATCAATAAAGTAAAAAAACCCCAAGTCACCagggaaaatagaaaatttaGCTTTATCTTCTGGTCTATAGCAGGTAGGGCACATGGGCACTCGCACAGCTCAATCCCTTCAAAGCGTTCAAGAAACGCTGAGCCTGCCGAGCCATTGCCTAAGGAGCAGAAAACAGGAGTAATAACTCTGCTTTTACAAACACGCTAAAAGACTTACGCTCGGGAGTGGAAAACAAGAGCAATAACGCTGCTTTTATAAAGATGCTAAAAGACTTATGCTTGCAAGACTTCAGCTTGCTTTTGGATCAATTCGCTGCCagttctgaaaatctgaaaaattatCTGGGAGCTGAAGAAGGGGGAagattcctcctcctcctcctcctcctcctcctcctcctcctcttcccaccaCGAGCAGCAGCCGCCCGAGGAcgccgggcagccccccggcggccccgccaGCCCAAGCCCGGgggaccccgcagcccccctcaGCTCCTCGCCCCCCGAgggtcccccccagccctcctcacACGTTGAGCAGGTTGCGCTTGTTCTGCATGGGCGTCTCCGGCACCAGGTCGCCGTCCTTCAGGGCGGACCCGAGGAGGACGAGGCcgagcagcacccagggcagcCGGCGGCGGACGGCCCCGGCCGCCAGCCCGGCTCGCAGCGAGCGGCTGCACCGCTCCAGCTGCTCCATCGCtccgcggccgcccccggccgcctcccTCACGGCCTCCGGAACGAGTCGAGCCCGGCTCCGCCCAGCCGCCACCACACGGCCACCGCCGACCTTCTCGGGCGCCCCCGGGCGgcgcccgccgggccccgggccCTGCGGTGGCGGTGAGGGGAGAAAGGAGCGCGGCCGCTGTGGGCAtgcgcgccccgcgccccgccgccatcttgtggCGCTGCCCTCAGGGCGCCTCGTTATGCGGGGGGAACGGGGTGCTGCCGTCCTGCTTCGTCCCGTGGGAGGGTTCCTGGGCTTTAGGGG of the Anser cygnoides isolate HZ-2024a breed goose chromosome 16, Taihu_goose_T2T_genome, whole genome shotgun sequence genome contains:
- the FITM2 gene encoding acyl-coenzyme A diphosphatase FITM2 isoform X2, whose protein sequence is MEQLERCSRSLRAGLAAGAVRRRLPWVLLGLVLLGSALKDGDLVPETPMQNKRNLLNVYFVKVAWAWTFWLLLPFIGVTTYLFAKSKFLYGPTKSILTALRRLSALLVGTAIWYVCTGLFMYIENLTGMCSTSGKHNEPRRLYATKQECHQDNGIWNGFDISGHCFLLSYCALMIVEEMAVLEGLSIDQNSKLRVVVNSLFVSLCFLTMIWVFMFVCTAVYFHDFSQKLLGALIGLSAWYVTYRVWYLKPFSPGLPLTNIPLSSKKYSYSR
- the FITM2 gene encoding acyl-coenzyme A diphosphatase FITM2 isoform X1; its protein translation is MEQLERCSRSLRAGLAAGAVRRRLPWVLLGLVLLGSALKDGDLVPETPMQNKRNLLNVVVGKESRSKLHRKVLLGQRYFVKVAWAWTFWLLLPFIGVTTYLFAKSKFLYGPTKSILTALRRLSALLVGTAIWYVCTGLFMYIENLTGMCSTSGKHNEPRRLYATKQECHQDNGIWNGFDISGHCFLLSYCALMIVEEMAVLEGLSIDQNSKLRVVVNSLFVSLCFLTMIWVFMFVCTAVYFHDFSQKLLGALIGLSAWYVTYRVWYLKPFSPGLPLTNIPLSSKKYSYSR